One window from the genome of Amphiprion ocellaris isolate individual 3 ecotype Okinawa chromosome 23, ASM2253959v1, whole genome shotgun sequence encodes:
- the gc2 gene encoding retinal guanylyl cyclase 2 isoform X1, producing the protein MPLQHRAFFSSLRTWKQIPETSPDSHPSSSSSSLPLPPSPHWFLLVLLASLCLLHCPAEAAWYRIGVVGPWGCDPLFAKALPSVAAQLAVNRINKDPSLSYAVTFDYNVLQEPCETSRALEAFVGFHTKASGYIGPANPGYCDAASMLSKGWNKALFPWGCVGYELDDVRSHPTFARSMARPTWVLISIMSYFRWAHVGIISSSEDIWMETAIKVADSLRSHGMPVRLVSFMENTPHGIRRTLAKLHKMREIRVVILCMHSALIGGSAQKLLLETAYDMQMIDGSLVFVPYDTLLYSLPYRNVTYPALKSNSKLLRAYDAVLTVTIDSPQLSFYEAYKEAMERGEVAKTLKPQQVSPLFGTIYNSVLFMAHAVHRVREARDWMSGGNLARHTRNLDFQGFSHLVKTNSSGAALLDYLILDTDGLSWQLRPTYRIDMEVGMVRFLGRDIHFPGGYGPRKDASCWFTAGVICSGGVDLFLTISMFLGAIAASVVAVALLYCIRRHINKIRLLRGPNKILLTLADVTFINPSLSNKKLSLDDSRASGMKSVSEHSVASPISAQSPATYENSNVVIFEGDWAWLKRLPDGTFSSINPKTSNVFELMKDMRHENVNPFLGFFHDCGVFAIVTEFCSRGSLEDLLLNEDVKLDWMFKSSLLLDLIKGMKYLHHREVSHTRLKSRNCVVDGRFVLKVTDYGYNEVLEAQRFPFIEPRPDELLWTAPEILRSGQPGLHGTLPGDVYSFAIIMQEVVMRGPPFCMLDLSDAEIIEKLRKPPPLCRPVVSPDYAPLECLQLMKQCWNEQPDKRPTFDDIFDQFKNINKGKKTNIIDSMLRMLEQYSSNLEELIRERTEELEIEKQKTEKLLTQMLPPSVAEALKVGGAVEPEHFDHVSLYFSDIVGFTTISANSEPIEVVDLLNDLYTIFDAIIGNHDVYKVETIGDAYMVASGVPVHNGNRHAAEIANMALDILSAVGTFKMRHMPDVPVRIRIGLHTGPCVAGVVGLTMPRYCLFGDTVTTASRMESSGLPYRIHVHQSTVKVLRDLNLGYKLELRGRTEVRGKGTEETYWLVGRDGFTKPLPVPPEIKSGTRISISTNASKDVKQAFHKAVKKIAHVRIVTQLHAAEDEDNVMMTHH; encoded by the exons ATGCCTCTACAGCACCGTGCCTTTTTCTCCTCACTTCGAACATGGAAGCAGATACCAGAAACATCTCCTGACAGCCAcccatcatcctcctcttcctcacttcctcttcctccttcaccCCATtggttcctcctggttctcctggCCTCCCTGTGTTTACTGCACTGCCCAGCTGAGGCGGCCTGGTATCGGATCGGGGTGGTGGGACCATGGGGGTGCGACCCTCTCTTTGCCAAGGCTCTTCCCAGTGTGGCTGCACAGCTCGCCGTCAATCGCATCAACAAAGATCCTTCGTTGTCCTACGCTGTGACGTTCGACTACAATGTCCTGCAG GAACCATGTGAGACGTCGAGGGCTCTGGAGGCATTTGTTGGTTTCCACACCAAGGCCTCAGGGTACATCGGACCGGCAAACCCCGGCTACTGCGACGCTGCTTCAATGCTGAGCAAAGGATGGAACAAA GCATTGTTTCCTTGGGGTTGTGTTGGCTATGAGTTGGACGATGTCCGGAGCCACCCGACCTTCGCCCGTTCCATGGCAAGGCCCACCTGGGTGCTGATCAGCATCATGAGCTATTTCCGGTGGGCCCACGTTGGCATCATCTCGTCCTCAGAGGACATCTGGATGGAAACGGCTATCAAG GTGGCCGACTCACTGAGGAGTCATGGTATGCCGGTCAGACTGGTCAGTTTTATGGAGAACACACCTCATGGCATCAGACGAACTCTGGCAAAACTCCACAAGATGAGAGAAATACGAG TTGTGATCCTCTGCATGCACTCGGCTCTGATCGGCGGTTCGGcccagaagctgctgctggagacgGCCTACGACATGCAAATGATCGATGGTTCGCTGGTGTTTGTGCCCTACGACACTCTGCTCTACAGCCTACCCTACCGCAATGTCACCTACCCGGCTCTGAAGAGCAACAGCAAGCTGCTGCGAGCTTACGATGCTGTCCTCACTGTCACCATCGACTCCCCACAGCTGTCCTTCTATGAGGCCTACAAAGAGGCCATGGAGAGGGGAGAGGTGGCCAAGACACTGAAACCACAACAG GTGTCTCCTCTATTTGGAACCATCTACAACTCGGTTCTGTTCATGGCTCACGCTGTGCATCGTGTCCGGGAGGCCAGAGACTGGATGTCTGGAGGAAACCTGGCCCGACATACCCGGAACCTGGACTTCCAG GGCTTCAGCCACCTCGTGAAAACCAACAGCtctggagctgctctgctggattATCTCATACTGGACACAGACGGACTGTCCTGGCAGCTGAGGCCGACATACAG GATCGACATGGAGGTCGGTATGGTTCGATTCCTGGGTCGAGACATCCACTTTCCTGGAGGGTATGGACCCAGGAAGGATGCCTCCTGCTGGTTTACAGCTGGAGTTATCTGCTCAGGAG GTGTGGATCTGTTCTTGACCATCAGCATGTTTCTCGGGGCGATCGCTGCCTCTGTTGTTGCCGTAGCTCTTCTTTATTGCATCAG GCGACACATTAATAAGATTCGATTGCTCCGAGGTCCCAACAAAATCCTGCTGACTCTGGCTGATGTCACATTCATTAACCCGTCGCTAAGCAACAAG AAGCTGAGTCTGGATGACAGCAGGGCCAGCGGCATGAAGAGTGTTTCTGAACACAGCGTCGCTTCGCCAATCTCAGCCCAATCACCGGCCACATACGAAAACTCAAATGTCGTCATTTTTGAG GGCGACTGGGCGTGGCTTAAGAGACTTCCTGATGGGACGTTTAGCAGCATCAACCCCAAAACCAGCAATGTATTTGAACTG ATGAAGGACATGCGTCATGAGAACGTCAACCCTTTCTTGGGTTTCTTTCATGACTGTGGTGTATTCGCCATTGTGACTGAGTTCTGCTCCAGAGGTAGCCTGGAGGATCTGCTGCTTAACGAAGACGTGAAACTGGACTGGATGTTCAagtcatctctgctgctggatcTTATTAAG GGTATGAAGTACCTCCATCACCGCGAAGTGAGTCACACCCGCCTGAAGTCCCGTAACTGTGTGGTGGATGGACGATTTGTCCTGAAGGTCACTGACTATGGATACAATGAGGTCCTAGAGGCTCAGAGATTCCCCTTCATTGAACCACGTCCAGATG AGCTACTGTGGACGGCTCCAGAGATCCTGAGGTCTGGCCAGCCGGGGCTCCATGGGACTCTACCTGGTGACGTCTACAGCTTTGCCATCATCATGCAGGAGGTGGTGATGAGAGGGCCTCCGTTCTGCATGTTGGATCTGTCAGATGCAG agATCATAGAGAAGCTGCGTAAGCCTCCTCCTCTGTGTCGCCCGGTGGTCAGTCCGGACTACGCTCCATTAGAGTGCCTCCAGCTGATGAAACAGTGCTGGAACGAACAGCCGGACAAGAGGCCAACCTTTGACGACATCTTTGACCAG TTCAAGAATATCAACAAGGGAAAGAAGACCAACATCATTGATTCCATGCTGAGGATGCTGGAGCAGTACTCGTCCAACCTGGAGGAGCTGATCAGGGAGCGAACAGAAGAACTGGAGATCGAGAAACAGAAGACGGAGAAGCTGCTGACACAGATGCTGCCTCC GTCCGTGGCTGAGGCCTTGAAGGTGGGCGGTGCAGTTGAACCAGAACATTTTGATCACGTCTCGCTCTATTTCAGCGACATCGTTGGCTTTACCACCATCTCAGCCAACAGCGAACCCATCGAAGTGGTTGACCTCCTCAATGACCTCTACACGATTTTCGATGCCATCATAGGAAACCATGACGTCTACAAG GTGGAGACGATTGGTGACGCCTATATGGTGGCATCAGGAGTTCCCGTCCACAACGGCAACCGTCACGCGGCAGAGATCGCCAACATGGCTCTGGACATCCTGAGCGCAGTGGGAAcctttaaaatgagacacatgcCTGACGTTCCAGTTAGGATACGAATTGGTCTGCATACAG gtcCATGTGTAGCAGGTGTGGTTGGCCTCACTATGCCTCGCTACTGTCTGTTTGGAGACACCGTGACCACGGCCTCTCGGATGGAGTCCAGCGGGTTGC CCTACAGGATCCACGTCCACCAGAGTACAGTGAAGGTCCTGCGGGATTTAAATCTGGGCTACAAACTGGAGCTGAGAGGAAGGACAGAAGTTCGG ggGAAAGGAACAGAGGAGACCTACTGGCTTGTAGGGAGAGATGGATTTACCAAACCTCTGCCTGTTCCTCCAGAAATCAAGTCTGG CACTCGCATCAGCATCTCTACGAATGCATCAAAGGACGTGAAGCAGGCTTTTCACAAGGCCGTGAAGAAAATCGCCCACGTTCGCATCGTGACTCAACTCCACGCTGCCGAAGACGAAGACAACGTCATGATGACGCACCACTGA
- the gc2 gene encoding retinal guanylyl cyclase 2 isoform X2 → MPLQHRAFFSSLRTWKQIPETSPDSHPSSSSSSLPLPPSPHWFLLVLLASLCLLHCPAEAAWYRIGVVGPWGCDPLFAKALPSVAAQLAVNRINKDPSLSYAVTFDYNVLQEPCETSRALEAFVGFHTKASGYIGPANPGYCDAASMLSKGWNKALFPWGCVGYELDDVRSHPTFARSMARPTWVLISIMSYFRWAHVGIISSSEDIWMETAIKVADSLRSHGMPVRLVSFMENTPHGIRRTLAKLHKMREIRVVILCMHSALIGGSAQKLLLETAYDMQMIDGSLVFVPYDTLLYSLPYRNVTYPALKSNSKLLRAYDAVLTVTIDSPQLSFYEAYKEAMERGEVAKTLKPQQVSPLFGTIYNSVLFMAHAVHRVREARDWMSGGNLARHTRNLDFQGFSHLVKTNSSGAALLDYLILDTDGLSWQLRPTYRIDMEVGMVRFLGRDIHFPGGYGPRKDASCWFTAGVICSGGVDLFLTISMFLGAIAASVVAVALLYCIRRHINKIRLLRGPNKILLTLADVTFINPSLSNKKLSLDDSRASGMKSVSEHSVASPISAQSPATYENSNVVIFEGDWAWLKRLPDGTFSSINPKTSNVFELMKDMRHENVNPFLGFFHDCGVFAIVTEFCSRGSLEDLLLNEDVKLDWMFKSSLLLDLIKGMKYLHHREVSHTRLKSRNCVVDGRFVLKVTDYGYNEVLEAQRFPFIEPRPDELLWTAPEILRSGQPGLHGTLPGDVYSFAIIMQEVVMRGPPFCMLDLSDAEIIEKLRKPPPLCRPVVSPDYAPLECLQLMKQCWNEQPDKRPTFDDIFDQFKNINKGKKTNIIDSMLRMLEQYSSNLEELIRERTEELEIEKQKTEKLLTQMLPPSVAEALKVGGAVEPEHFDHVSLYFSDIVGFTTISANSEPIEVVDLLNDLYTIFDAIIGNHDVYKVETIGDAYMVASGVPVHNGNRHAAEIANMALDILSAVGTFKMRHMPDVPVRIRIGLHTGPCVAGVVGLTMPRYCLFGDTVTTASRMESSGLPYRIHVHQSTVKVLRDLNLGYKLELRGRTEVRGKGTEETYWLVGRDGFTKPLPVPPEIKSGQMAHGLQMAEIAQYKKRKAEKQQQEQLAKKKN, encoded by the exons ATGCCTCTACAGCACCGTGCCTTTTTCTCCTCACTTCGAACATGGAAGCAGATACCAGAAACATCTCCTGACAGCCAcccatcatcctcctcttcctcacttcctcttcctccttcaccCCATtggttcctcctggttctcctggCCTCCCTGTGTTTACTGCACTGCCCAGCTGAGGCGGCCTGGTATCGGATCGGGGTGGTGGGACCATGGGGGTGCGACCCTCTCTTTGCCAAGGCTCTTCCCAGTGTGGCTGCACAGCTCGCCGTCAATCGCATCAACAAAGATCCTTCGTTGTCCTACGCTGTGACGTTCGACTACAATGTCCTGCAG GAACCATGTGAGACGTCGAGGGCTCTGGAGGCATTTGTTGGTTTCCACACCAAGGCCTCAGGGTACATCGGACCGGCAAACCCCGGCTACTGCGACGCTGCTTCAATGCTGAGCAAAGGATGGAACAAA GCATTGTTTCCTTGGGGTTGTGTTGGCTATGAGTTGGACGATGTCCGGAGCCACCCGACCTTCGCCCGTTCCATGGCAAGGCCCACCTGGGTGCTGATCAGCATCATGAGCTATTTCCGGTGGGCCCACGTTGGCATCATCTCGTCCTCAGAGGACATCTGGATGGAAACGGCTATCAAG GTGGCCGACTCACTGAGGAGTCATGGTATGCCGGTCAGACTGGTCAGTTTTATGGAGAACACACCTCATGGCATCAGACGAACTCTGGCAAAACTCCACAAGATGAGAGAAATACGAG TTGTGATCCTCTGCATGCACTCGGCTCTGATCGGCGGTTCGGcccagaagctgctgctggagacgGCCTACGACATGCAAATGATCGATGGTTCGCTGGTGTTTGTGCCCTACGACACTCTGCTCTACAGCCTACCCTACCGCAATGTCACCTACCCGGCTCTGAAGAGCAACAGCAAGCTGCTGCGAGCTTACGATGCTGTCCTCACTGTCACCATCGACTCCCCACAGCTGTCCTTCTATGAGGCCTACAAAGAGGCCATGGAGAGGGGAGAGGTGGCCAAGACACTGAAACCACAACAG GTGTCTCCTCTATTTGGAACCATCTACAACTCGGTTCTGTTCATGGCTCACGCTGTGCATCGTGTCCGGGAGGCCAGAGACTGGATGTCTGGAGGAAACCTGGCCCGACATACCCGGAACCTGGACTTCCAG GGCTTCAGCCACCTCGTGAAAACCAACAGCtctggagctgctctgctggattATCTCATACTGGACACAGACGGACTGTCCTGGCAGCTGAGGCCGACATACAG GATCGACATGGAGGTCGGTATGGTTCGATTCCTGGGTCGAGACATCCACTTTCCTGGAGGGTATGGACCCAGGAAGGATGCCTCCTGCTGGTTTACAGCTGGAGTTATCTGCTCAGGAG GTGTGGATCTGTTCTTGACCATCAGCATGTTTCTCGGGGCGATCGCTGCCTCTGTTGTTGCCGTAGCTCTTCTTTATTGCATCAG GCGACACATTAATAAGATTCGATTGCTCCGAGGTCCCAACAAAATCCTGCTGACTCTGGCTGATGTCACATTCATTAACCCGTCGCTAAGCAACAAG AAGCTGAGTCTGGATGACAGCAGGGCCAGCGGCATGAAGAGTGTTTCTGAACACAGCGTCGCTTCGCCAATCTCAGCCCAATCACCGGCCACATACGAAAACTCAAATGTCGTCATTTTTGAG GGCGACTGGGCGTGGCTTAAGAGACTTCCTGATGGGACGTTTAGCAGCATCAACCCCAAAACCAGCAATGTATTTGAACTG ATGAAGGACATGCGTCATGAGAACGTCAACCCTTTCTTGGGTTTCTTTCATGACTGTGGTGTATTCGCCATTGTGACTGAGTTCTGCTCCAGAGGTAGCCTGGAGGATCTGCTGCTTAACGAAGACGTGAAACTGGACTGGATGTTCAagtcatctctgctgctggatcTTATTAAG GGTATGAAGTACCTCCATCACCGCGAAGTGAGTCACACCCGCCTGAAGTCCCGTAACTGTGTGGTGGATGGACGATTTGTCCTGAAGGTCACTGACTATGGATACAATGAGGTCCTAGAGGCTCAGAGATTCCCCTTCATTGAACCACGTCCAGATG AGCTACTGTGGACGGCTCCAGAGATCCTGAGGTCTGGCCAGCCGGGGCTCCATGGGACTCTACCTGGTGACGTCTACAGCTTTGCCATCATCATGCAGGAGGTGGTGATGAGAGGGCCTCCGTTCTGCATGTTGGATCTGTCAGATGCAG agATCATAGAGAAGCTGCGTAAGCCTCCTCCTCTGTGTCGCCCGGTGGTCAGTCCGGACTACGCTCCATTAGAGTGCCTCCAGCTGATGAAACAGTGCTGGAACGAACAGCCGGACAAGAGGCCAACCTTTGACGACATCTTTGACCAG TTCAAGAATATCAACAAGGGAAAGAAGACCAACATCATTGATTCCATGCTGAGGATGCTGGAGCAGTACTCGTCCAACCTGGAGGAGCTGATCAGGGAGCGAACAGAAGAACTGGAGATCGAGAAACAGAAGACGGAGAAGCTGCTGACACAGATGCTGCCTCC GTCCGTGGCTGAGGCCTTGAAGGTGGGCGGTGCAGTTGAACCAGAACATTTTGATCACGTCTCGCTCTATTTCAGCGACATCGTTGGCTTTACCACCATCTCAGCCAACAGCGAACCCATCGAAGTGGTTGACCTCCTCAATGACCTCTACACGATTTTCGATGCCATCATAGGAAACCATGACGTCTACAAG GTGGAGACGATTGGTGACGCCTATATGGTGGCATCAGGAGTTCCCGTCCACAACGGCAACCGTCACGCGGCAGAGATCGCCAACATGGCTCTGGACATCCTGAGCGCAGTGGGAAcctttaaaatgagacacatgcCTGACGTTCCAGTTAGGATACGAATTGGTCTGCATACAG gtcCATGTGTAGCAGGTGTGGTTGGCCTCACTATGCCTCGCTACTGTCTGTTTGGAGACACCGTGACCACGGCCTCTCGGATGGAGTCCAGCGGGTTGC CCTACAGGATCCACGTCCACCAGAGTACAGTGAAGGTCCTGCGGGATTTAAATCTGGGCTACAAACTGGAGCTGAGAGGAAGGACAGAAGTTCGG ggGAAAGGAACAGAGGAGACCTACTGGCTTGTAGGGAGAGATGGATTTACCAAACCTCTGCCTGTTCCTCCAGAAATCAAGTCTGG GCAAATGGCCCACGGGCTGCAGATGGCCGAGATAGCCCAGTACAAGAAACGGAAAGCTGAGAAACAACAGCAGGAACAActtgcaaagaagaaaaactga